The genomic DNA TCATTGATATCACGACGAATATTGCGGATAGATACTTTCGCATCTTCACCAATTTTTTTAACATTTTTAACTAATTCTTTACGACGTTCTTCTGTTAAAGCAGGTACAGTGATACGAATAACTTCACCGTCACTTGTAGGATTAACACCTAAATTAGCAGCGAAAATCGCTTTTTCAATATCAGCAACTGATGATTTATCATATGGAGAGATAACTAATAATCGCGCTTCCGGCACGTTAATACTAGCTAATTGTTGTACTGGTGTAGGAGCACCATAGTAATCAACAGTTACACCACTTAATAAATTTGAATTTGCTCTACCTGCACTAATATTTGCTAATTCACGTGATAAGTTATCGATTGATTTGTTCATACGAGCTTTAGTGTCTTGAATAATGTCAGTCATAGTAATTACACCTCTAGTTATTTAGTTATTAATGTACCTATTTTTTCACCTAATACTGCACGTTTGATATTTCCTTCTTCCATAATTGAGAAAACGTTTAAAGGAATATTGTTGTCCATACAGAATGAAGATGCTGTTGAGTCCATAACTTGTAATCCTTCTTGTAACATTTGGATATGTGTTAAATGCTCATACTTCACTGCATTTTTATCAACTTTAGGGTCTGCAGAATAAACACCATCAACATTATTTTTACCCATTAAAATAACATCAGCCTCTACTTCTGCTGCACGTAATGCTGCAGTTGTATCTGTAGAGAAGTAAGGATTACCAATACCTGCTGCAAATATAACAACACGTTTTTTCTCTAAGTGTCTGATTGCACGACGGCGAATATATGGTTCTGCAACTTGTTTCATTTCAATTGAAGTTAAAACACGTGTGTCGCATTCCAATTGTTCTAAACTATCTTGTAAAGCAAGAGCGTTCATAACAGTAGCAAGCATACCCATATAGTCAGCTGTTCCACGGTCCATACCTAAATCACTACCAGTTTTACCTCTCCAAATATTTCCACCGCCAACGATTACAGCGATTTCACAATCCATTTTAGCTACTTCAGCAACTTGTTTTGCTACACTTTTAATGATAATTGGATTAATACCAAAACCTTTATCTCCTGCAAGTGCTTCACCACTAAGTTTTAGTACTACACGTTTATATTTAGAAGTTTGCGCCATTGTTTTTTCCTCTCTATTGAAAATATGTAATATATACAAGTAAAGAAGACACGAACGCGTCTTCTAACATAAAGCTATACTTTATAGTAGAAAACCTCAAAGGTGCCTTCTTTCTTGTTTAATCATGTCGACAGATTATTTCATTTGTCCTTTTACTTCGTCAGCAAAGTTTTCTTCACGTTTTTCCATGCCTTCGCCTACTTCATAACGAACGAAGTCTACAAGTTTTCCACCTTTTGATTTTAAGAAAGCTTCAACTGTTTGATCTGGATCTTTAACGAAGTTTTGGTCAACTGCACAAATTTCTTGAAGATATTTACGTAAACGACCTTCAACCATTTTTTCAACGATATTTTCAGGTTTACCTTCATTTAATGCTTGTTGTTTTAATACTTCTTTTTCATGGTTAATTTCTTCATCACTTACTTGGTCAGAAGAAACATATTTAGGATTAATAGCAGCAATGTGCATAGCAACGTCTTTAGCTGCTTCTTCATCAGAAGAACCTTCAACAACTGTTAATACGCCGATACGTCCACCCATGTGTAAGTATGCACCAAATGAATCATTGTCAGATTTAGTTCTGATTTCGAAACGACGGATGCTTAATTTTTCACCGATAGTTGAGATTGCTTCTTTCATTCTTTCGTCAACTGTTTTACCACTTGATAATTTAGTTTCTAATAAAGCGTCAACTGTTTCAGCTTTGCTATCAAGTATTTGATTAGCAATTTCTTTAACTAATTCTTGGAAACCTTCGTTACGCGCAACGAAGTCTGTTTCAGAGTTGATTTCAACGATTGCAGCTTCATTACCTTTAACTTCTACATGTACTAAACCTTCTGCAGCGATACGGTCCGCTTTTTTAGCTGCTTTAGCGATACCTTTTTCACGTAAGTAATCAATCGCTTTATCGATGTCACCATCAGTTTCAGTTAGCGCTTTTTTACAATCCATCATACCAGCGCCAGTTCTTTCACGTAATTCTTTAACAAGTTTTGCTGAAATTGCCATTAATTATTCCTCCAATATTTCTAATTGTGATAATAGATGATAATTAAATATTACCATTAAAGCTACTATAATTTCCAATCTCTATTATCATTTAATTATTATTTTTTTAAAATTGTGTTTAGTGTTGAATACTTTTCGTATGCCAACACAATCATTTACTAAGTTGAATATAATAAAGGTTTCATTAAGACTGAACTATGAAACATTTAATTTATTATTTGAAAAAAGGGCGATAAGCATTACATCTTATCACCCATTTAAACTATATCTTAGTTTGATTCAACAGTAGTGTTTTCTTCAGTTGATTCTGCTTCTTGAGTTTCTTCTTTTTCATCTAAATTGACGTTTTGTTCTGCAGCTACTTCATCGTTAGAAATACCTTGTTGACCTTCTAAGACAGCGTCAGCCATTTTACCAGTTAATAATTTAACGGCACGTATAGCATCATCGTTCGCTGGGATAACGTAATCAATTTCATCAGGATCACAGTTAGTGTCAACGATACCAACGATAGGAATATTTAATTTACGTGCTTCAGCAATCGCGTTACGCTCTTTACGAGGGTCAACTACGAATAATGCTTGAGGCATCGTTTTCATATCACGAATACCGCCTAAGAATTTGATTAAACGGTCATATTCTTTTTTAAGTTCAACAACTTCTTTTTTAGGTAAAACGTCGAATAAACCGTCTTCTTCCATTTTTTCGATTTCAGAAATACGTTTAATACGTTTAGAAATTGTTTTATAGTTAGTTAAAATTCCACCTAACCATCTTTGGTTAACATAGAATTGTCCAGCA from Staphylococcus taiwanensis includes the following:
- the rpsB gene encoding 30S ribosomal protein S2, with product MAVISMKQLLEAGVHFGHQTRRWNPKMKKYIFTERNGIYIIDLQKTVKKVEEAYNFIKQVSEDGGKVLFVGTKKQAQESVKAEAERAGQFYVNQRWLGGILTNYKTISKRIKRISEIEKMEEDGLFDVLPKKEVVELKKEYDRLIKFLGGIRDMKTMPQALFVVDPRKERNAIAEARKLNIPIVGIVDTNCDPDEIDYVIPANDDAIRAVKLLTGKMADAVLEGQQGISNDEVAAEQNVNLDEKEETQEAESTEENTTVESN
- a CDS encoding UMP kinase, which gives rise to MAQTSKYKRVVLKLSGEALAGDKGFGINPIIIKSVAKQVAEVAKMDCEIAVIVGGGNIWRGKTGSDLGMDRGTADYMGMLATVMNALALQDSLEQLECDTRVLTSIEMKQVAEPYIRRRAIRHLEKKRVVIFAAGIGNPYFSTDTTAALRAAEVEADVILMGKNNVDGVYSADPKVDKNAVKYEHLTHIQMLQEGLQVMDSTASSFCMDNNIPLNVFSIMEEGNIKRAVLGEKIGTLITK
- a CDS encoding elongation factor Ts, with product MAISAKLVKELRERTGAGMMDCKKALTETDGDIDKAIDYLREKGIAKAAKKADRIAAEGLVHVEVKGNEAAIVEINSETDFVARNEGFQELVKEIANQILDSKAETVDALLETKLSSGKTVDERMKEAISTIGEKLSIRRFEIRTKSDNDSFGAYLHMGGRIGVLTVVEGSSDEEAAKDVAMHIAAINPKYVSSDQVSDEEINHEKEVLKQQALNEGKPENIVEKMVEGRLRKYLQEICAVDQNFVKDPDQTVEAFLKSKGGKLVDFVRYEVGEGMEKREENFADEVKGQMK
- the frr gene encoding ribosome recycling factor, yielding MTDIIQDTKARMNKSIDNLSRELANISAGRANSNLLSGVTVDYYGAPTPVQQLASINVPEARLLVISPYDKSSVADIEKAIFAANLGVNPTSDGEVIRITVPALTEERRKELVKNVKKIGEDAKVSIRNIRRDINDQLKKDEKNGDITEDDLKSQTEDVQKATDNSIKEIDKLVEDKEKDIMSV